The Chryseolinea soli nucleotide sequence ATCCGCTCGGCAAATCCAGACAACCATTCCTTGGCCAGGTAGAAGCTGATGGGCAACCCGAGGACGATGGCGACCAGTACCGGAACCGTGAACTCCCGCGACAAGACGCGCACAATGTCCGTCGGCGTTGAGCCGAATACTTTTCGTATGCTGATCTCCTTCATCCGCCGGTCTGCAGCAAATGCCGCGAGCCCAAAAAGTCCCAGGCATGAAATGATGATGGCCACCATGGAAAGATACTTGGAGAGGGAAGCCATGGAAGTCTCCGGGGCATAGAGCGCCAGGTATTCATCGTCCATGAATGTGGCATCAAAGGTGTAGCCGGGCAAAAAGGTGGCGTATACTTTATGTAGTTCGTTGATCGCCTGCTGTTCCTGGCCGGGGCGAATTTTAACCATCACCGTCCGGCCATTGGGATCGCACCGGAAGATCAACGGCTGCACGGTCTCGTGAAGGGAGCCGTAATGAAAATCGCGCACAACGCCAACGACTTCGCTACCCCCATTCAGATCGATCGTTTTGCCAACCGGGTTCCGAAGCCCCATGAGCTTCACGGCCGACTCATTCAGGATGACCTTCGAATAGTCGTCATGGCGCTCCTTGGCGAACGTGCGGCCTTCACGCATTTCAATTCCCAACGTTTCTATGAAATCGAATCCCACTACGGGCGATTGAAATACATAGTTCCGCTCGCTTTCCTGGCCGCTCCAGGTGATGCCACTTTGCCCGGGAATATTATCCAGAATATTACCCGACAGGTTGGTGGCATGAAGCACGGGAGGTAAATCCCTGATCCGGGCCATGAACGATTCAAACTCCTGATTGGTTTTTCCTTCCCCGAGCCCGTTCCACATATTATACAGCTTTCCCTTCCATGGAAAGCTGATGATATTATAGCGGTTATAGCCCAGGTCTTTCGTCTGCGTGAATTCAATTTGCTGATGGATCACTTGTACGGCGACGAGGAATACAACGACGAGGGCAAATTGAAAAACAACCAGACTCCTCCTGAAAGTCCATTGGCCACGGGATTCCGCCAGCTTTCCCTTCAACACGGCCACCGGCTTGAAGCGGGAAAGATGGGTCGCGGGGTATGCGCCCGCAATGATCGCCGTGAGCAACACAATTCCTCCCAATCCAACGATGTGCCGGGGTTCGATCTCCGACAAGAGATCCCGGCCCACCAGATCATTCAGATGGGGCGTGATGAGCACCACCAGGATCACGGCAACAACGGCAGAGATAAGCGTCATGACCAGCGACTCGACAAAAAATCGATGTACCATCAACCACTGACTCGCTCCCATCGTTTTCTTGACACCGATCTCTTTCATCCTTAAAGATCCCTCGGCAGTGGAAAGATTGATGAAGTTGACACAAGCAATCAACAAGATGAACAACGCCAACGCCGAGAAGAGCCTGACGTTGTCGATGCGTCCACCCGAGGGTATGCCGTTCACATAGTTGCCATGAAGATAGCGTTCACTGTACCGCTGGCTGAAGAGCGAAAACTTATCCAGGCCCGGGTCTTTCGATTTCAGAAATCCTTTCAGCTTTGCGTCAAACTGATTAACATCGGCGCCTTCCTTCAGCAACACAAAGGTCTGGGCATAGTCGCCGGTCCACTTTGCGGCATAACGATCGTTATCCAGTAACACCTCCATGCTGAGCAGGAAATCAAACTGGGCCGACGAAGTCGCGGGAAGGTTTTCAAAGACTCCGGAAACGAGAAATGTACCCTCGAACAAAGGATGCTTCCATTGAACACTCTTGCCGATCGCATCGCTGCTATTCGGGAAGAGCCGCCGGGCAGTCTCTTCCGAAATGACGATGCTGTTTTTGTCCGTGAGCACACGGTTCACGTCGCCCTGAAGTAACCGGAAAGAGAATACTTTAAAAAAATCAGGGCCCGCATGCCAGCCGGTTCCCTGAATGCTTTTGTCCCCCGCCGATAAAATTCCGTCCCTCGTTTCCCAGGAGAAAAAATTATTGGTGGCGACGGCGCGCTCAACTTCGGGAAATTCGGCGACCAGCGCAGACGCCAGCGGTACCGGTGTTATATCCAGTGTAAGGGTATTTTGAAATTGAAGGTTGTTCATGACCTGATAAAGCCGTGAATCATGCTCATGAAATCGATCGACAGCGAGCTCATGTTGAACCCAAAGCCCGATCAGCAATACGCACATTAAACCGCTCGAAAGACCGATCACATTGATGGCAAATGTAGTTTTGTGACGGGCAAAACTTCTGAAGGATACCGTTAGATTGTGTGTTAGCATAGCGGTAATGTTTTTGTTTCGACGGAAGAGATCAGAACTCCTGACAAGCCCCGGACGGCACAGAAGAAGTACATCCCGGATCAGCAAAAGATGCGCGCGACGGCGCCCAACACTTTCGGCCCGGCGATAGTAGAGCTGGACCAGATCACCCTCGATGTCTGGAAGGTATTCAGGCTTGCAGAACCATCTGAGGAGTTTCAGGGGGAAGCCGGGCACCGATGTGTTTTCTTTCTTATTCAAGCTTGAAGGTCAGTTGTGGTAAAGCACTCCATAATTCATCGCGTGTACTGCGCGTATGCAAAAGCGCCCGCTTTCCGCCGGCCGTTAAGACAAAGTAAAGTTTTGGACGGCCTCCGCGGTTTTTCTCGGTCCCACCAGGTTTCGATTTCAAATGTCCCTTGTCCTCTAACCGTCGGAGGGTGACCTGGAGTGCGCCAACACTGACCTCGCGTTTCAGGCGATTCTCTATTTCGTCCTTGATCGTCACGCCGTAGGCATCTCCGTCGAGTATCCCCACCGTCAGCAGTACAATTTCCTCAAATTCTCCGAGCTGATATTTCTTCATAACCAGGGCATTGCATGATCAATAGTACAAATATTTTTGTTCAATTACTACTTTGTAGTAATAATGTGGGCAAGTTGTGTTTTTCGAATACGACGAAGTAAGGGAGGCTTTTTATTCCACTTTCGAAAAAAACTGTTCGCAGGCGGACTATTCATTAAAGAACCGGGTCTTTATTCGTTGTTGTTTCGCTGGTTATTTCTGGCACCATTCTTTCTGAACATGGAGCGGTCATTTGTGATGAAAAGTTGAGCGGATTGAATCTCCTCATCCTAACCCAACGCCTATGAGCATGACTGCGTGTTGCTGCCGGTACAAATTCCTTGCGCAAATAATTATGAATGGAAAGGCAGAAACCGTTCGGGTTTTACTGAAATTGTCAACGCGATGAAATTTTGTTTCGGAAATAACTTTTAATGAATCTCATGAGAATTTACCTCTTTATTGTGTGTCTTGCAGGTACTATGACGCAGAACATTCTTGCTCAAAAGAACAGTCATGCTTCTGATCACAAGCAGGAAAAAAAGGAAAAGTACAGTCATGATCTTCCCGACTTCGATCGTTATGTAGAACTGGAAACCAAAGTGGATACAACGGGGAGTGTAAGTTGCGCCGATTTCGATGGCGATGGTCATCTTGACATTCTCCTGGTGAAAGGACGACATTGGCCTATTGTCGACCGGGTCCTTCTCGGTGATGGGTTAGGCGGGATCCGAAAGGCTTATGACCTCGGGAAGGTAGCAGACCGCTCATACACCGGCGGTGTAGCTGATTTGAACGGCGATGGTTCCCCTGACATTGCGGTTAGCAATGATGACCCGGATCGGAAACTGATTTATTTTAATGACGGGAAAGGTAATTTTAAAATGGAGTCTGAATTCGGGAGCCCTGAGTGGTCGACCCGGAATTTGTCCATTGCGGATATCAATGGTGATCGATGGCCGGATCTCATTTTGGCGAACCGCGGTGATTTGGGAAGAACATCAAATGATATCTGCTTAAACAATGGGAAAGGACAGTTTGCCAAATGCATCTCATTTGCCCCATATCCTGCCACGGCAATCTATCCTGTGGACATTAACAAAGATGGTTTCGTAGACCTTGTTGTGCCGCATCGCGACGGTGGCCAGAGTTACGTATACCTCGGCAGTTCAAATGCAACCTTCCCGGACACGCATCGCATTCCCTTCGGGCCACCGAACGCTACGATTCGTATTGCAGCGGCAGCAGATTTCAATGGAGATAGTATACTTGACATTGTAGCGATAGACCAAAACAAAGGGGTAGATCTTTATTTTGGACAAGAAGATCAGACTTTTTCCGAAGGCATTTCCTTAGCAGGCCCAAAGATCGTCCCCTATGCACTGGAAATAGCGGATCTGGATAATGACAAAAAGATTGATATTATCGTAGGCTATGTAGAAGCGCCATCAACGGTATTTTTTAATGACGGTACAGGCCGCAACTTTAAATCGATTTCTTTCGGCGATGCGAAGGGCACAGCGTATGGTTTTGGAGTTGGCGATTTCAATGAAGACGGAGTGCTTGACATCGCGGCTGCCCGCTCAGACGCTACGAATGTTTTGTACTTTGGCAATAGCAAAGCAAAAAAAAGTAAATGAACAATGTTAAGGGCGACAGAAGAGAAGGTCACTCAGCCAAAGTAAAATGGGAGTGACGCGATAACACCTGACAAAGTCGCAAATACCCTTCATGAGTTATAATCCCACGTCTTAAATTTGCTTGATCACAAAATGAATGGTCACAGCTTAAAATTCAAAGACACATGAGAAAATTAAAAGTGCAAATGAACATTTCCCTCGACAACAAATGGGACAGTGGAATGTCAAATTTTAGTTTGGACAATCTTAAGGACGTGGACTGTCTTTTACACGGACGAAAGACCGGCGAGGGTTTTATTCCTTACTGGGCGGAAGTAGCAAACAATGCAAACGACACCGAGCATAAACTGGGAAAACGATTCTCAGAGATCCCGAATGTTGTTTTTTCAAATACACTCACGGAAAGCAAGTGGGAGAACACAACTCTTATAAAAGGTGATCTCCAACGGGAGATAGAAGTCTTAAAAAACAAAAACGGCAAAACGATCATGGTTTACGGCGGAGATTCATTTGTGGCATCGCTGATCGAACATGACCTGATTGACGAGCTCTATTTACTGATAAACCCTGCAACGATTGGGAACGGACAACAAACCTTCAATCCTTTAAAAAAGGATCTAAAGCTGAAGCTTGTGAAATGTAGCCCTTTCGATTCGGGTACCGTTGTGCTGTGTTATACAAGATGAAAGCCAGATGAGATCGATGTAAAAAAATACCTACAAAGTCATGGTATTTTGGCGAAATTGGGGGAATGAAGCATCTTATTACCCTCTCAGCGCTATGGCTCTTTCTCTACTCTACCGCGCCTGCTCAAAAGCGTTTGGTATTCAGCCCCGGCAAACGGGTGTCCACAACGGTCTATCAACCCGTGGATATTGTATTCGATGCCGGAAAGCTTCCTTCGACCAATCCATTTGACATCACGTTTGGGGCGACGGTCACCAATAGCTCCAACCAGTCCGATACCATTTATGGATTTTACAATGGCGGCAAGGAGTTTGTTCTGAGATTTAACCCTACAAAACAAGGAGATCATCCGTTTCAAACCTTCTCCACGGTCAAAAAGCTTTCCGCATTGAAAGGCGTGATCAGGGCAGAAGCAAACACGGATTCGGACATACACGGTAGGGTTAAAGTCTCTGCCAGCGCTCCACAAAAATTTGAATACCAGGATGGCACACCCTACTTTGCGCTCCCATTCGAGCTCGATTGGCTATTTGCTTTGGATATCGACAACCCGTCGGCTTTACCCAAAACAACGGAGATCGTGCAGGCCGTAAAGGAAAACGGTTTCAATCAAATTGTGATGAATGTTTATGCCTACGAAACATCATGGAAAACGGATGCCACCACGCCTCGGCAGTACAGTTATAAAGATCCGCCCTACACCGTGTTTGGCGGAACCAATGAAAAGCCTGATTTCACCAGCCTGAATGTTTCATTTTTTAAACATTTCGATCGCGTCATTCAATACGTACATGAACGCGGCATTGTAGCGCACGTCATGATCTACGTTTGGAATAAGAAAGTGAACTGGCCCGCGATGTACAGCGCAGAAGACAATCGATATTATGATTACATCATCAAACGATATCAAGCGTACCCCAACGTGATTTGGGACGTTTCCAAAGAAGCGCTGGACTATGGTCGTTGTGACATTCCTTACATCAACGAACGCATTGAACGGACCCGGAAACTGGACGCCTATCACCACCTCGTAACCGTTCATGACTATGAATATTGTTCGCGCGAACCGGACAGGGTTGACTTCATCTCCATCCAGAATTGGAGACCCGATCTGTATTCCTTGAGTCTGGAAGCGTATCTCAAACATTCTAATAAGCCGGTAATGAATATTGAACATGGTGGATATGAAGAAGGACCCTTTTCAACCTTTACCGGTAACTATACCAATGCGGAAGTGTGCCTGGAGCGAACCTATGCTTGCGTTTTTGCAGGTGTCTACGGATCCTATTACTGGCAAAACACTTCGTGGGATATCGTGATTCATGATATTATGAATCCAAATCAAACCGCGTTTCGCAAGCCGCGATTTGATTACTACAAGCACCTTCAACAACTTTTTTCAACATATGAATTTGCGAAGTTGAGCCCCCACAAGCCGAAGCTCACGACCAACTCAAAGGAAGGCTTTGACAATCTTGCCTTCAGCGGATATGCCCTCACCGACAACAAAGCACTGTACCTCTACTATGTTCCCAAAGACAACTATAGTATTTGGACAAATATTCCCAAGCCGCCGTCAGGGGAGGTAACGTCTTCATGGTTCAACATCTTCACTGGCGAAACCACCCCGGAGGTTAAAGCGAAGAGTGGTGGCTTCGGGATGTATCAGTCACCGTGGAAAGGTCAGTCAGCGGTTCTGATATTGAAAGCTGGTCAATGAAGATCTTCGCTTCGCCATGCGACCCGGTCCGGAAATGAAAAACCCAAATGAGCCACACCGTGACTTCACTTGGGTTCCCATTCTGTAAATTTCCTTTTAAGGTTTACAAGACCTTTGGCTTCCTCATCACGCTAATGTTTTCCCTTGGTGTATTGATTCATCCAGGTATAGATGTCCATCGAGAAGGGATCGTAAGCCGGATCTTCGTGGCCCATGCCGGTAGCGGTATAGGTCATTTCCCCGCATAAATGACCCACCCCAGGGTATAAGGTCAGCTTCGCGCGGACCTCGGGGTTCAAGGCGTTGATGGCAGACACCAGTTGCTTCGGGAAATCCGGGGAAGCGACCTCATCGGCCTCGCCATGGAAGATCCACACAGGCACCTTGGCCGTGCGCTGGGTAAACAAGTCGTTCATGACACCGGTGGCACCGATCGGTACGGCGGCGGCGATCTGGTTGTCGTCGAACGAGTTCAATTGATCGAGTGTTGCGTTGCCACCCATGCTGATGCCGGTGAGGTAAATGCGCGTGGTATCGATGCGATACGTGGTGCTCACAAAGCGGATGAACGCACGAAGGTGTTCGCGCTCCCACCATCCTTCGTGACACTGCGGCGAGATGACGACCATCGGGTGCGAAGGTGCCCAGTGTTTTTCGGCAATCATTCTTGACGGACCGAAAGCCAACACCTTGTCGAGGTCAGATGGCGACACCTGGCTGTTGCCGACTTCGCCGGAGCCATGCAAATAAATTAGCAGCGGGTATCGCAACGTATCGGTCGCGTAAGCTTCGGGTGTATACAACCAGTATCCGAACGGCGCGGCGTCTGTGCCCAGCGGCACAGGTCTTTGTGTACCTTTATCGTCGGTTACCGGAAGCGTGGTGTCTCCGGGGATATTCGTTGTGTCGCCCGGTGTGTTTGGATTGGACGGATCCGGATTGGGATTTACAGGCTGCACAGGGTCCTTCGAGCATCCCAAAGCGATCAGCCAAGTCGCCAACAAAATGAAGAGTTTGTTTTTCATAGCGAAGGGTCATTAGGGTCATTGATCTAACGGGGAGCTGCAAACAATATACCGCCGTGTATGCCGGCAGTGAGGCATAAGGATGACCTTCTAAATTTGGCTGAAAATGGTCTTTTTCAAATGGCGTGGGTAAAAAATTACACGGTTCTCGCAACAGGCAGTGCGGAAAAAAAAGCCACATAGAACGAAATATTCCACAACTCCCCAACCCTGGCTATGGGTTTTTTGCGTCTATTTTTTCCGAAGACAACGTTGTTGGTTAACACAGATCACCCCATGGTCATCACGCCGGTGTTTTACTTTGTGTATTGATACATCCAGGTATAGATGTCCATCGTGAAAGGATCGAAAGCGGGATTTTCGTGGCCCATACCTGAACCCGTATAGGTCATTTCCCCGCATAAATGACTCACCCCAGGGTATAAGGTCAGTTTCGCCCGAACCTCGGGGTTCAATGCGTTGATGGCGGACACGAGTTGCATCGGAAATTCCGGCGAAGCGACCTCGTCTGCCTCGCCATGGAACATCCACAGCGGCACTTTGGCGGTGCGCTGGGTAAACAAGTCGTTCATTGTACCGGCAGCTCCAATCGGTATGGCGGCGGCAATCTGGATGTTGTCGAATGAGTTCAATTGATCGAGTGTCGCGTTGCCACCCATGCTGATACCGGTGAGGTAGATGCGCGTGGTGTCGATACGATACGTTTTGCTAACGAAGCGAATGAACGCGCGAACGTGTTCGCGATCCCACCACACTTCGTGACACTGTGGCGAAACCACTACCATGGGGTGCGAAGGGGCCCACTGCTTTTCGGCAATCATTTTTGACGGACCGAACGCCAACACTTTGTTGAGCTCGGTTGGCGACGACTGGCTGTTGCCGACTTCGCCGGAGCCATGCAAATAGATCAGCAGCGGATATTTCAATGTATTGGTTGCATAACCTTCCGGCGTGTACACCCAGTATCCGAAAGGTGCGGCGTCAGTGCCAAGCGGCATGGGCGTTTGTGTGCCTTTATCGTGGGTTGTCGGATGTTGCGTAGTGTCTCCGGGCGTATGCGTAGTGTCACCTGGTGGGTTTGGATTGGGATTTACGGGCTGCACGGGATCCTTGGAACATCCCAAAGCGATCAGCCCAATCGTCAACAAAATGAAGAGATTCTTTTTCATAGTGAAGGTCAATTAGGGGCAGTCAATCTTGACTAATGGGGAGCCGCAAACAATATACCGCCGAATGCGCCGCCGGGGGAGTGTAGGCGACCTTCTCAATTTAACAAAAAAAAAGCCTTTTTCAGTTGGCGTGGGTAAAAAACTACACGGTTCCCCAACAGGCAGTGCGGAAAAAAGGCCAAGTCAAACCAAATATTCCACAAATCCCCAGCGCCTGGCTTTGGGATTTCCAGGGTATTTGTGATACGCTTTACTTCTATTTGAGGCCAGAAGCCATTAAGAGATGAACGATTATCAATCCGTGGGAGCATGGAAAGCCCCCAGGGTAAGGCACTCCATGATCATAATTTTTCGGCTACTGTTAATGACATTGAAAAGTGCTTATCTATTTTGCCTTGAAACTTATCATGAATTAAGTTTTCTATTTCCTCGAAAAAAGCGTGTTGAACTTCTTTCGTCGCAGCAAGATGGTTGGAGAATGTGCCTAATAACTGCACGAAACTTTTCGCGCTATAGGTAATGACTACCGGAAAGCGTTTAAAATTTATTAATCGAAATAGCCTTTCATCAATAGCGTCAGCTTGGAGGTCTTTGCTTTTTGGCAATTCAGGTTTTCGATGTTTGTCCGTAAAATCATAGCGGTCGAAAATCGGTTGGGAGACCTTAAAAAAACGATCGCCACGTTCATCTGAAATATGATGGGTATGGATAATTGCCAAATGTCCCTTAGGCTTTAGCACTTCATGGGTTTTTATAAATTTTAATGAGGGATCAATCCAGTGAAAAGAAGTTGCTGCAAAAACTAAATCAAAGGATGCTGCGGGCAGTGGTATTTCTTCAAAGGCGCCTTTTATTATCTGAATGTTTTCATAGTCGCGCAGCTCATATTTTGCTATTTCCGCCAAAGCTTCACCCAATTCGATTGCCGTAATGTCAAATCCTTTTTCTGCTAGCGGCTTTGTCGCTTGCCCTGTTCCTGGGCCGATTTCGAGAAGCTTTGCACCTCCGGATATTTCTGTGGAGTCAATT carries:
- a CDS encoding ABC transporter permease; its protein translation is MLTHNLTVSFRSFARHKTTFAINVIGLSSGLMCVLLIGLWVQHELAVDRFHEHDSRLYQVMNNLQFQNTLTLDITPVPLASALVAEFPEVERAVATNNFFSWETRDGILSAGDKSIQGTGWHAGPDFFKVFSFRLLQGDVNRVLTDKNSIVISEETARRLFPNSSDAIGKSVQWKHPLFEGTFLVSGVFENLPATSSAQFDFLLSMEVLLDNDRYAAKWTGDYAQTFVLLKEGADVNQFDAKLKGFLKSKDPGLDKFSLFSQRYSERYLHGNYVNGIPSGGRIDNVRLFSALALFILLIACVNFINLSTAEGSLRMKEIGVKKTMGASQWLMVHRFFVESLVMTLISAVVAVILVVLITPHLNDLVGRDLLSEIEPRHIVGLGGIVLLTAIIAGAYPATHLSRFKPVAVLKGKLAESRGQWTFRRSLVVFQFALVVVFLVAVQVIHQQIEFTQTKDLGYNRYNIISFPWKGKLYNMWNGLGEGKTNQEFESFMARIRDLPPVLHATNLSGNILDNIPGQSGITWSGQESERNYVFQSPVVGFDFIETLGIEMREGRTFAKERHDDYSKVILNESAVKLMGLRNPVGKTIDLNGGSEVVGVVRDFHYGSLHETVQPLIFRCDPNGRTVMVKIRPGQEQQAINELHKVYATFLPGYTFDATFMDDEYLALYAPETSMASLSKYLSMVAIIISCLGLFGLAAFAADRRMKEISIRKVFGSTPTDIVRVLSREFTVPVLVAIVLGLPISFYLAKEWLSGFAERIDLAWWHFALAAIVALVVSWLAVALKTIKAARVSVLRGLREE
- a CDS encoding PadR family transcriptional regulator, whose translation is MKKYQLGEFEEIVLLTVGILDGDAYGVTIKDEIENRLKREVSVGALQVTLRRLEDKGHLKSKPGGTEKNRGGRPKLYFVLTAGGKRALLHTRSTRDELWSALPQLTFKLE
- a CDS encoding FG-GAP repeat domain-containing protein, with the protein product MRIYLFIVCLAGTMTQNILAQKNSHASDHKQEKKEKYSHDLPDFDRYVELETKVDTTGSVSCADFDGDGHLDILLVKGRHWPIVDRVLLGDGLGGIRKAYDLGKVADRSYTGGVADLNGDGSPDIAVSNDDPDRKLIYFNDGKGNFKMESEFGSPEWSTRNLSIADINGDRWPDLILANRGDLGRTSNDICLNNGKGQFAKCISFAPYPATAIYPVDINKDGFVDLVVPHRDGGQSYVYLGSSNATFPDTHRIPFGPPNATIRIAAAADFNGDSILDIVAIDQNKGVDLYFGQEDQTFSEGISLAGPKIVPYALEIADLDNDKKIDIIVGYVEAPSTVFFNDGTGRNFKSISFGDAKGTAYGFGVGDFNEDGVLDIAAARSDATNVLYFGNSKAKKSK
- a CDS encoding dihydrofolate reductase family protein; this translates as MRKLKVQMNISLDNKWDSGMSNFSLDNLKDVDCLLHGRKTGEGFIPYWAEVANNANDTEHKLGKRFSEIPNVVFSNTLTESKWENTTLIKGDLQREIEVLKNKNGKTIMVYGGDSFVASLIEHDLIDELYLLINPATIGNGQQTFNPLKKDLKLKLVKCSPFDSGTVVLCYTR
- a CDS encoding DUF4038 domain-containing protein, translating into MKHLITLSALWLFLYSTAPAQKRLVFSPGKRVSTTVYQPVDIVFDAGKLPSTNPFDITFGATVTNSSNQSDTIYGFYNGGKEFVLRFNPTKQGDHPFQTFSTVKKLSALKGVIRAEANTDSDIHGRVKVSASAPQKFEYQDGTPYFALPFELDWLFALDIDNPSALPKTTEIVQAVKENGFNQIVMNVYAYETSWKTDATTPRQYSYKDPPYTVFGGTNEKPDFTSLNVSFFKHFDRVIQYVHERGIVAHVMIYVWNKKVNWPAMYSAEDNRYYDYIIKRYQAYPNVIWDVSKEALDYGRCDIPYINERIERTRKLDAYHHLVTVHDYEYCSREPDRVDFISIQNWRPDLYSLSLEAYLKHSNKPVMNIEHGGYEEGPFSTFTGNYTNAEVCLERTYACVFAGVYGSYYWQNTSWDIVIHDIMNPNQTAFRKPRFDYYKHLQQLFSTYEFAKLSPHKPKLTTNSKEGFDNLAFSGYALTDNKALYLYYVPKDNYSIWTNIPKPPSGEVTSSWFNIFTGETTPEVKAKSGGFGMYQSPWKGQSAVLILKAGQ
- a CDS encoding dienelactone hydrolase family protein; the protein is MKNKLFILLATWLIALGCSKDPVQPVNPNPDPSNPNTPGDTTNIPGDTTLPVTDDKGTQRPVPLGTDAAPFGYWLYTPEAYATDTLRYPLLIYLHGSGEVGNSQVSPSDLDKVLAFGPSRMIAEKHWAPSHPMVVISPQCHEGWWEREHLRAFIRFVSTTYRIDTTRIYLTGISMGGNATLDQLNSFDDNQIAAAVPIGATGVMNDLFTQRTAKVPVWIFHGEADEVASPDFPKQLVSAINALNPEVRAKLTLYPGVGHLCGEMTYTATGMGHEDPAYDPFSMDIYTWMNQYTKGKH
- a CDS encoding dienelactone hydrolase family protein, whose product is MKKNLFILLTIGLIALGCSKDPVQPVNPNPNPPGDTTHTPGDTTQHPTTHDKGTQTPMPLGTDAAPFGYWVYTPEGYATNTLKYPLLIYLHGSGEVGNSQSSPTELNKVLAFGPSKMIAEKQWAPSHPMVVVSPQCHEVWWDREHVRAFIRFVSKTYRIDTTRIYLTGISMGGNATLDQLNSFDNIQIAAAIPIGAAGTMNDLFTQRTAKVPLWMFHGEADEVASPEFPMQLVSAINALNPEVRAKLTLYPGVSHLCGEMTYTGSGMGHENPAFDPFTMDIYTWMYQYTK
- a CDS encoding class I SAM-dependent methyltransferase — translated: MTDHHSLRHTFNEAASLYHEARPRYPDDLFSALIDSTEISGGAKLLEIGPGTGQATKPLAEKGFDITAIELGEALAEIAKYELRDYENIQIIKGAFEEIPLPAASFDLVFAATSFHWIDPSLKFIKTHEVLKPKGHLAIIHTHHISDERGDRFFKVSQPIFDRYDFTDKHRKPELPKSKDLQADAIDERLFRLINFKRFPVVITYSAKSFVQLLGTFSNHLAATKEVQHAFFEEIENLIHDKFQGKIDKHFSMSLTVAEKL